aacttttctttttcattattatataaCTGCTTGTTCATCTTTAGTTAAAACTAGTTcattaaaagatatatatatatatatatatatatatatatatatgttctagCTAGTCTTCTTTTAAGAAGAAAACCGAACTACAACTTGTTCATCAACTTCATACAAAACAGTAAATTAAGATTTGAAGGACAATCTATCAACAAAAtacttagaaaaagaaaaataactagaTCACAATTCCAATTGGCTTCCTCAAGCCCTAGCCCAAAGAAAATTAGCAACCCATTATTAACTCAAAATACATAAGACATAGGATCCCTTAGTCATCcacttttaaagaaaataataaatctaGAAAAGCCTTCCGTTATTCTCTCTCCAAATCCAACTGTGAGTGATGCCTTCTCACCTTCAAAAGTGCCTCTTTGCATTTTTTCACATCAACAAGCTGGCACCTATAATCCAGATTTTTTCTGCCAAAAATTAAGATATCCTTCAAAAGTGTTCCTCAAATAGATATAACaagagaataaagaaaaatatgaaatcccAAGGAGAAAAACTACCCCCCTCAAACTTATGCTCAATTTGACACTAAATAACTTCCAAGgagaaaaatgatatataaaaaatgaagaaaaataaacattattcaTATGTAGTTTTTGCGATcagaaaataagtaaaatttttaTAGCCTACTCCACTACTTAAGTTTTATTACCATCATTgtttattacatttatttaactaatacgaaatgatataaaattaaatatattaatattaatcgaTGTCATTTTAAAACTCTAGTAATTAAAGTTAATAATAGTAAAACTCTTTCAACgtattatatactttttaaacaaataacttATCAAAAAATGATAATCTTACGTTATTAACATAATCATAAATGATTTGTAGTTTTAAAAGACATTTTGAGATAAGAAAATAGTAAGATTTAGATTGGAGATCTTTCctcgaatatatatatattattttcaagcATCCTATCATCATTGactattaattagaaattaatattttataaacaatttaatctatatttcagaaatgcaataaaattattcttgttcatttttttatacttagaTGTTCATCTTTTGTTATTGAATAAATCAAGAAATATGAAACCTCGTAAAAGTGGTGGAATAGGGCCATCAAATTGATTTGATTCAAGAATTGGGGAATGTTGAATATACTTTAGTGGAAAATTTGGAAGCATACCCTGTAGATAATTATACCAAAGATCTATTTCCATCCACTTTTCCACAGCTCATTTAGCCCAGAACCACTTTGGAACAAAATCTGATACTCCAGTTTTTGAAATGTCAATATAGCTAAAGTCATTTGGGAAATGTCTGACCTAACTTGCAAGATCTCAATCCTATCTAACTCAATTAAACATGGGGCCCAGTTTTGGCTAAATTCCAGAGCCAATGAGTTATCAGATAAAGCGTTTGAACTCAAATCTAGTTGTTCTAGGCGAGCTGGAAATCCAACATCTTCAGAAATTGTCCCATTTAGCTTGTTCCTATAAAGGTACAATCTTCTTAAAGATGGGAACACTGAGAGAGTGTTTGGAAGAGTGCCATTTGATTCATGCCCAAATCTAATTCTTCCAATGAGTATCCAATATATCTAGATAAGTTATTGATTATCAGTGGAAGATTTCCACTCAAACTGATATTGGATAGCATCAGTGAGCGCAAATAACTTGCATTTTGAAGTGATTTTGGAACTCCACCCTTTAATTGATTCCCTGATTGAACCAATGTTTCCAACTTCAAAAACATTGAGAATTCAGGCAGTATGCCGTGAATTTTATTCCAACCTAGATTCAGTTCTTGCAATGAGTATCCAAAACACCCAGACAAGTTATTGAATATCACTGTCAGTTCTTCACTAAACTTGTTACCAGAAAGATCCAATGACAACATTGTTTTCACTAGATCCTCtgtttttgaataataaattgtaaCCTTTTTGGAATCTTTTTTGGCAACATGTTTTcactcattcaatttttttagaataggaaacagtaacatttttttagtaaaagtgaaaacaaaaaatcctcACTTGATCACAACAAACAGTCCTTATTTGTCTTGCATTCTGCATTCATACAAATATTTATGGAAAGAAAGACAATTGTTAAATGCATACCTTGGAATGTATTTGCATCAATTATTAGAAAATTTGTTAACATATGTTCAATGTATATTTTGGAGTGCAGAGTGGGATCGTTGGGGTGTTCCCAAGCATGTTCCTCTCCCTACAGAATTTCACAAGACGTACAGGCACTTACATCTCAATCAGGGAATCATACCGTTGCTGCCAGCTCTAGTGAATCACCGTCAAAGGCATGATTTCCACTCACATTAGAGCTTTGGTTTCTCAatttgagtttatttttattttctttctattgaACTGTTTGTGTGAAATAGTTTCAGACTCGAAGTAGTTTTTTGGGAGAAAACATGGGCATAATTGGTTATTAATAGTGCACTATAGTGATACAGAGTAGCCGTGTCCCGTTACAGAATTTGAATGTTGTTGTGTTACTGAATAGTGGTCATAATGGTGTAGGAGTGTGAATTTTCGTAAAATCtactttttcctttaaaataacatcattttaGGTGCTGGGgttgcaatcttgagattttccctgattttaaaattaaagacattCCAAAATAGATATGGTTTTTCATGCTTCTATCTATTATGCGATGCTTATACTATTAGACTCATACTAACTCATCTTTTGGAAATATTCAGTTGGATATTTTATACAATATCTTGGTTCATCTCCACATGTGTGGGTGGATTTACACTGTGCATTATGGCATCTACTTTTATCCTGTATTTTGAGATGATTGTATATGCAACCATATTTTGATTCAAACATTCTCCGGGAAGTCTCTTGATATAACATGACccatttatttataagataagAGAATCTTGATgcatatgccatttttgttgatgatttcactcaaaagtttgaatttattattgtaaatgtatgaatacataatTTCGAGATGccaaagaataattaaataaagttgCTTTCAATATTACtttaacaaacattcaaaggttaagcattgttttaagattaatacaagtttttttcaacaaacaagcattgtgtcaagattaattcaagatcaatcTTTTtgtctcaaaacaaagtgtttacTAGAGATTAAaactctggtaattgattaccagacagtgtaatcgattaccagaagatagATTAATTTAAGATCAagtttttgcctcaaaacaaagtgtttacAAGACATCCAAGACTTTGGTAGTCGATTACActgaagataattttaaaaaattagcttTTAGAagagttttgaaatttgaatttaaaagttgtaatcgattaccattgatgtgtgtaatcgattaccagcaacgaaactcttgaaattcaatttgaaaagtcataacccttcaaaatataactgtgtaattgattaccaaaaacctgtaatcgattattagtgaaaaatttcagaaaaaactttttgaaaaaacacattccttcaaaccatttttgaaaaggcacgaagagtctatatatgtgtgtctgacttcgaaaaagcaagaaaaaaaatattccaagagaacttaattATCAAATGTTCTCTCAACAGCTCTTAGGCAaatacttgcaaatctattgagaattcatccaagaactttaatttgtattatcatctttaaaagagagaaatttctttaggaacttcaatttgtatcatccactctaaagaaaagaaatatttttgttcatctcagaaagtcaattgtaatcaagagatgagttgtctcttggagaatctttgaaTACAAGGGTGAGAGATCCTAATGCGTGTTGACGGGACGTAGACACgcgaagtggccgaaccaatataaatcgactttgcatttttctctttcattatctcatttatgttattataatcaattttatcttgCGCATTTAGaataacattgttaaattgattgtttcttcttcttcattatgaGCCTATCAAATATCATTTAAAGGAGGGGTTAAATTTTGTTAGTGAAAATttttgtaagacttaattcatctccctcttaattattaaagtcacttgtccaacaattattattattattattatgggagAGACACACTctgaatcattttaaataatttaaataaaaataaaaaataaagaaaagaaaaagatttagaagttaaaataaaataattaacaacatGATAATGGTGGATAGTTATTAGGAGAGGATAGTAGAtgtttgaaaattaataaagaatataATCGTCTAAAATTTATGGACACTAAAAaggatatttcttttattaataactagATAATAGATTACgtctttctaaattttaaataataagtaaaataatttaaaaagttaaaaaaataaatttaataaaaaaaagtgatagaataaaaaaaattagcaataTAGAAGTAGTGGAAAGTTACACTAGGTTagaagaaaatttttaaaatttaagaaatgatTTACAGGTGAAATTATCCAATGTAATATGGATATCAAATGgagatatattttctttattattagtatggattaataattaataatatagattaatattattattattattgttgttgtttctttcttaaaataaaaggcATGCATAGTTTGAAAATTGGAGTGATCTCCATATAATTGAAACATATGGTGTCAAATTATTTTGGTCTAATTATGACAAAATGATTATGAtagattcattcattcaaaataTGTGCaagaaattttctaattttattcttaaaaaattgaaaatgaagccCTTATCAAATGTTTAACTCAATACTGTTTTTGTCAAACCGAAATTTTGATTAAGAGAAAGATGCAAGTAAAGTATTGATATAATACattgtaatttatatttcattataAGCATAACTCTAATAAAACTAGAGTCTTCTTAAAACTATCAAAACATTATATAAGTATCTCAATTAACAGTGAAGAAATGTAAACCaatcataattttcaacttATTGTCTTCTCCAAGCATTAACAAGCTTAGACATTGGAGTCATCCAGGAGGGCTAGTGTCTTTGAGGgactgaaaattaaaaagagaaagaaagaaagaaaaggaaaacagaATGTTAGTTTCCAAAATGtgtaaatgaaaacaaataaaattcttatacctataaaaaaaattctagaaaTTGAAGTAATTAGAATAATAGCATCAAGTTAATGATAGATTAAAATCACAATAGTTTACAAGAAAAACATTTATAGTAATAATGGAGATCGTTAATATTTTAGGATTAAGTATttaatatcaataattataagtttaatgattatataatgACAATATagttttatactattaattaatcttaatataaattttgtaaaattccaCAAACTTATCACATACATACTAAAAAACAATTGGatgatagtataaaataatttaacattattcatacacaacttattttctataattatatctctattttattttattatcatgaaAACTTTTCATCcaactttttaaaagattacACAGGACatagatttattaaaataaagtattgaaTATAAACACTAGATCACCCAACCACTCAACCAAGCACGAAATCGTGACCCTACACTTAATTAGCATGCTACAATTACACATTTAATTATTCATGGGTAATAAatctcatatttcttttataatttacgAAAACAACTTAGCCATTGTATCACAAAAATAAtatctcttttaatatatattttttatttgaaatcaaaaataatattaaacaatttaCAATACTTATACATTTTCAATACGTTTTaacttcaatatatatatatatatatatatatatatatatatattcatatcaCCTCTCAAATAAACTTAATTAGTTTAACTAATCTTGCATATAACTTACGGGTCTAACTTTCTAGTAGCTGTTGACTTGAAATTATCCCATAtctcttcaaaattaattatattaaaaatagttcaaaattatGAAATCTTTCGGTcacaattcaaaattataatatatatgaaatctttCATTTATATAAACTATATGAAAAGCAAAAGAAACTATATATATGGAAGGGCTACAATATTATTACCTGTTAAGCTTCAGCCATGCAcctttgatattttattagcaAATATTGCGACCTTGACATAAATATTGTCTGATAGATTGTTCAAGAACTTGAAATAGGCATGTCTCCAAGAACGCTTGAATAAGATTGAGCCAAACACCACCCAAAAGCTTATAACAAATCCAAATGTCATACTCATGTAAAATTCACgattgaaaagtgaatattCATCCTCTTGAACTTCAACATTTGGTTCTTGTGCTAGCCACTTATCAATACACAATTTCTCAAGTGGCGGTCCACAAAGATCAAGATTATCTTCATAACTCGAGGCATTGAAACTCTGTAACTGTGTGCTGGTTGGAATTTTTCCAGTTAGATGGTTATGTGACAAATCTAACACGCCGAGTCCATAAATTTGAGTAAGACTCGGAGGAATTGAACCAACCAACTGGTTTCTTGACAAATCAAGAGATTCGAGTGATGTTAGCTTTCCAATCTTTGAAGGAATTTTCCCTATCAAACTGTTTCTTGATAAATTCAATGAAACCAATCcaaataaattatctatttcCAGTGGAATTTCTCCAGAGAACTGATTGCTCGAGAGATCAATGCTTTTTAGAAGTAGTAACACATTATTTTTGAACATTTGTTCTGAACCTTTCCACGTCAAGAGTGCATTCAAATCATATGGTTGAGGACCTGGAAACTGGCTGGTTTTGACAAAATATGAATGACCTTGATAATCTCTTGAAGATGTCTTTTGAGTCATTGAAgtaaaattttttatgcatttaggAATTTGCCCAGACATGTTGTTTAGTGAGAGATCCAAGAGTTGAATGTCACTTAGGTAGCAAATTTGCAATGGTAAACTTCCATGGAAATTATTTCttcccaaaattaaaaattgcaaCTCTTGTAATTCGCTCCCAATCCAAGCAGGGATAAGCCCTGATAATCTGTTTTCTGAAATATCTAACATTACTAGATTTGTGCAACTCCTCAAGGAGAAAGGTATCTCATCTGTTAAGTTGTTGTTTCTCAATAGCAATGcttgaagatgaagaagagaTCCCATGGATGTGGGTATCCTTCCTGAAAAATTATTGTGACTTAAGTCCAAATAAGTTAATGACTTGAAATGGCTCCAACAGTCCGGAATTTTTCCAGAGAAATGATTATTTGAAAGGTCTAATTCGAACAAAGTTCCAACTGTACCATTAgcacataaaaatgaaagagaatctGAGAATTGATTTTTGGATAAATCAAGAAATTCGGAACCTCGCAGAAATGGTGGAACAGGGCCATCAAATTGATTTGGTCCAAGAATTAGGGAATATGGAATATTCTTTGTTGGAAAATTAGGAATTATACCATGGAGATTATTGTATGAAATATTCATTGAAATCAATTCTCGGAATGCTAAATTAGCCCAAAACCCTTTTGGAACCATATCTGCTATTCCAGcatttgaaatgtcaatatCCAGAAAATGATTTTGTGTCTCCAACCATTTGGGAAATGCTGGACCTAGCTTGCAAGATCGCAATCCTATGTGGCTCAACTGAAATGGTGGGACCCAATTTTGGCTAAATGCCAAGGCCAATAAAGAGTTGTCAGATAACTCCAATAAATCTAACTTTGACATATTAGCGAAATGATAGTCAGTGAGCACACCCTTTAAGAAATTTGATTGCAGATCTAGTCTCTCCAGTTGAGGTGgaaatttaatatctttagGAATCTCTCCATTTAGCTTGTTTCCATCAAGATATAAACCTCTTAAAGATGAGTATATTGAAAGGTCAGGAAGCGTTCCATTGATTTGATTTCCTTTTAAGTTCAATTCTTGTAGCGAGAATCTAGCACATCCAGACAAGTGATGGATTATCAGTGGAAACTCTTCACTCAAGCTATTATAAGACATGTCCAATGAGCGCAAAGCACATGCATCCCCAAATGATTTGGGAATTCCACCTTCTAAAGAGTTTGATCCAATTGACAAAAACTCTAACAGAGATGGCAATTTGGTACTCTCTGGAATTTTTccatttaattgattttctgAAAGATCCAATGTTTTCAAGGCAGAGAATATTGAAAGCTCAGAAAGCGTACCATTGATTTGATTTCCTCCTATGTTCAATTCTTGCAGCGAGAATCTGGCACACCCAGACAATTGATGAATTATCACCGAAAGCTCTTTATTCAAATTGTTACCAGACATATCCAGTGATCTCAAAGCACATGAGTTCCCAAATGATTTGGGAATTCCACCTTCTAAAGAGTTTGATCCGATTGACAGAAATTCCAAATGAAATGGTAAGCGGATGCCTTCAGGTATCTTTCCACTTAATTTATTTCCATAAAGAACCAATGATCTTAGAGATGAGAATACTGAAAGGTCAGGTAAAGAGCCGGTGATTTGATTATATGACAAATCCAAATCTTGTAATGAGTGTCTAACACAACCACTAGACAAATTATGAAGGATTGACGGAAGGTCTTCACTGAAATTGTTTTCTGGCGCATATAAAGAACGTAAGGTGCATATATTCGCGAAGGATTTGAAATCGTCAGCCTTGAATATATTAAATGAGAGGTCGAGGTGCTCAAGAGAATTCATTACACGGCCAAAATGGTTTGATGTGGATCCCTCCAAGAGGTTATGACTAAGGTGAAGCTCAACAAGGTTGGAAGTGACGTTGGACAGCCACTGGAGTATCATTGATGACGTGAAGCTGTTGAAGGAAAGATCAAGGAAGGAAAGGGAACTAGAAAAGTTGAATTTGGAGGGCCTCAATGAAAGGATAAAATGATCGGAAAGGCTACATTCACTTAAACTCAGTTCTCTAAGTTTTGGTAGCTTGGCAATCATTTGGAGGAAGCTATGAGAAGTGTTGAGATTAGATATGGAGACCAAGGAAAGATGGGTTAAAGAAATGAGATTAGACACCCAATGATCTCCATCGTCAATTTTGAGAGCACCATCATCATAATATCTGCCAAGATAAAGCTTCTGCAAATTTGAAAGGTTCCCAAGTTGGGACGGTATACTTCCTTCAAAAGAATTGCCACTTAGATCAAGATACAGCAACTGGGAGAGATTTCCAATTTGAGAGGGTATATTTCCTTCAAATTGATTGTAGCTGAGATCAAGATGCTGCAACTGGGAGAGATTTACAAGTTGAGAGGGTATTTTTCCTTCAAATTGATTGTCCCCGAGATCAAGATGCTGCAACTGGGAGAGATTTCCAAGTTGACGAGGGATTGAACCCTCCAGAGAATTCCAAGCAAGATTTAAGTATTTCAAATGAGAAAGAGAGCCAAACTGAGTTGGAATTTTTCCGCCAAAATGAGAAAATGACAGATCAAGGTATCTCAAGTTGGTGAGAGAACCAAGAAACTCTGGGATTCCTCTGCCTTGAAAAGAATTCCAACTGAGGTTTAAATACTTTAATTGTTGCAACTCCATCAACGACTGGTGGATCTCTCCGCTCATATAACGTCCATCATTAAACAGATCACCGTGAAGGTCGAGCATTAGGACATGGGCGGTGAGGTTGGAGCAGCGAATCCCTTGCCATTGGCAGCAATCAGAAGTGGTCCAAGAAGAGAGCATGCCATAGGGATCCTCAATGGCAGCCTTGAATTGGAGGAGTGCTTCCCTCTCAGTCTGAATGCACATAATATGGTCTTGAGCAGAAACAACAACCTGCaacatcattaatattattatgccTTCCATGAATTTCAAACCAAAAGgagtttattttttacttttaataaataacagtaaaaaaaagttttagatattcatacttttaataaaaaatccttttaggatatttaatttaaaaaaaattgtcatacgcggataaaatatataaaaaaaactcttcaataaaatttatggaaattagtttaaataattttgtatttcctctaaatttactaatataaattttacgcaagtatgtaaaatatattcaaataatttcttttgacCCAAATAGTTTGATTAGTTAggttgattttataattatttctttcccgcttttttttaaatttttttcttttattatttatattaaacatGTTATATTCTATAcatttatgttata
The Glycine max cultivar Williams 82 chromosome 16, Glycine_max_v4.0, whole genome shotgun sequence genome window above contains:
- the LOC100791012 gene encoding receptor-like protein EIX1 — protein: MPTMNPVRFKYMQAIIIFMMLQVVVSAQDHIMCIQTEREALLQFKAAIEDPYGMLSSWTTSDCCQWQGIRCSNLTAHVLMLDLHGDLFNDGRYMSGEIHQSLMELQQLKYLNLSWNSFQGRGIPEFLGSLTNLRYLDLSFSHFGGKIPTQFGSLSHLKYLNLAWNSLEGSIPRQLGNLSQLQHLDLGDNQFEGKIPSQLVNLSQLQHLDLSYNQFEGNIPSQIGNLSQLLYLDLSGNSFEGSIPSQLGNLSNLQKLYLGRYYDDGALKIDDGDHWVSNLISLTHLSLVSISNLNTSHSFLQMIAKLPKLRELSLSECSLSDHFILSLRPSKFNFSSSLSFLDLSFNSFTSSMILQWLSNVTSNLVELHLSHNLLEGSTSNHFGRVMNSLEHLDLSFNIFKADDFKSFANICTLRSLYAPENNFSEDLPSILHNLSSGCVRHSLQDLDLSYNQITGSLPDLSVFSSLRSLVLYGNKLSGKIPEGIRLPFHLEFLSIGSNSLEGGIPKSFGNSCALRSLDMSGNNLNKELSVIIHQLSGCARFSLQELNIGGNQINGTLSELSIFSALKTLDLSENQLNGKIPESTKLPSLLEFLSIGSNSLEGGIPKSFGDACALRSLDMSYNSLSEEFPLIIHHLSGCARFSLQELNLKGNQINGTLPDLSIYSSLRGLYLDGNKLNGEIPKDIKFPPQLERLDLQSNFLKGVLTDYHFANMSKLDLLELSDNSLLALAFSQNWVPPFQLSHIGLRSCKLGPAFPKWLETQNHFLDIDISNAGIADMVPKGFWANLAFRELISMNISYNNLHGIIPNFPTKNIPYSLILGPNQFDGPVPPFLRGSEFLDLSKNQFSDSLSFLCANGTVGTLFELDLSNNHFSGKIPDCWSHFKSLTYLDLSHNNFSGRIPTSMGSLLHLQALLLRNNNLTDEIPFSLRSCTNLVMLDISENRLSGLIPAWIGSELQELQFLILGRNNFHGSLPLQICYLSDIQLLDLSLNNMSGQIPKCIKNFTSMTQKTSSRDYQGHSYFVKTSQFPGPQPYDLNALLTWKGSEQMFKNNVLLLLKSIDLSSNQFSGEIPLEIDNLFGLVSLNLSRNSLIGKIPSKIGKLTSLESLDLSRNQLVGSIPPSLTQIYGLGVLDLSHNHLTGKIPTSTQLQSFNASSYEDNLDLCGPPLEKLCIDKWLAQEPNVEVQEDEYSLFNREFYMSMTFGFVISFWVVFGSILFKRSWRHAYFKFLNNLSDNIYVKVAIFANKISKVHG